A region from the Salicibibacter cibarius genome encodes:
- a CDS encoding XdhC family protein: protein MLSNQLYEKLSHSLRQQLDVALLTITDHPNDHYIGSKSLLWPDGQIFDENNYSYCFSNQLISCCLPLLLEQKTKTVTFEWETDNVDCYVEVYPSPSHLIVAGAGHVSEPVEQLGRMLGFYVTVIDDRPSFANREKFPEANEVICMSYLDFFSSVHITPKTFILLLTRGHKFDVISLQELLKREEKLTPQERTRYIGMIGSRRRIAGVFEQLKSEFNNHHFKNIYSPVGLDIGAQSPAEIAISIMAEILKVQNGSPGHSHREKINYEKLKFYERNRK, encoded by the coding sequence TTGCTCAGTAACCAATTATATGAAAAGTTATCCCATTCACTGAGACAACAGCTTGACGTTGCATTACTGACGATAACGGACCATCCTAATGATCATTATATAGGATCCAAATCACTGCTGTGGCCAGACGGACAAATATTTGATGAGAATAATTATTCATACTGTTTTTCTAATCAGCTCATTTCATGCTGTCTCCCTTTGTTATTGGAACAAAAAACAAAAACCGTCACTTTTGAATGGGAGACTGATAACGTGGACTGCTATGTCGAAGTCTATCCCAGCCCTTCTCATTTAATTGTTGCTGGCGCCGGGCATGTTTCTGAGCCTGTTGAACAACTTGGACGAATGTTAGGGTTTTATGTCACTGTCATTGATGATCGACCTTCTTTTGCAAATCGTGAAAAATTTCCGGAAGCTAATGAGGTCATCTGCATGTCATATCTTGATTTTTTCAGTTCGGTACACATTACACCTAAAACCTTTATTTTGCTTCTTACCCGCGGGCACAAGTTCGATGTCATAAGTTTACAAGAACTACTGAAAAGAGAGGAGAAACTTACACCCCAAGAGCGCACGAGATATATAGGAATGATTGGCAGCAGAAGACGGATCGCCGGTGTATTTGAACAGCTAAAAAGTGAATTTAACAATCATCATTTTAAAAATATATATTCACCTGTTGGATTGGACATCGGCGCACAGTCTCCTGCTGAAATTGCTATCAGTATTATGGCGGAAATATTAAAAGTTCAAAATGGATCTCCAGGCCATTCACATCGAGAGAAAATTAACTACGAAAAACTAAAATTTTATGAAAGGAATCGAAAATGA
- a CDS encoding nucleotidyltransferase family protein, whose amino-acid sequence MATGEDNSLTALVLAAGRSQRMGTLKAALPWNGTTLINYQINQLQNTLISELIVVTGYKSEEVAEMIKPSHVKIVHNHRFHEGKTSSIRKGVKSISPDSKGILISAVDQPVPKHTIDFMITHFNKTNASIVVPVYQQKRGHPVLFSTQLKHELLKINEETQGLRNIFRKYNRDVSPIEVSDPNVLLNLNTPIDFLHMKGERK is encoded by the coding sequence ATGGCAACTGGTGAGGATAACAGCTTAACCGCACTTGTATTAGCCGCTGGCCGTTCTCAACGAATGGGCACATTAAAAGCTGCCCTTCCCTGGAACGGAACAACGTTAATCAATTATCAAATCAATCAACTCCAAAACACCTTAATAAGTGAACTTATCGTTGTGACAGGTTATAAGAGTGAAGAAGTTGCTGAGATGATTAAACCTTCTCATGTAAAAATAGTCCATAACCATCGATTTCATGAAGGGAAAACTTCATCGATCCGAAAAGGAGTCAAGTCTATAAGCCCTGATTCAAAAGGAATTTTAATAAGCGCAGTTGACCAACCGGTTCCAAAACATACCATAGACTTCATGATCACTCATTTCAATAAAACAAATGCTTCCATTGTTGTTCCTGTATATCAACAAAAGCGCGGACACCCAGTATTATTCAGTACGCAACTAAAACACGAGTTGTTAAAAATCAATGAAGAAACACAAGGGTTACGGAACATTTTTCGAAAGTATAATCGTGATGTGTCGCCAATAGAAGTCTCAGACCCTAATGTTTTACTTAACCTCAATACACCCATCGACTTTCTTCATATGAAAGGAGAGAGAAAATGA
- a CDS encoding (2Fe-2S)-binding protein: protein MKRIRFFVNGKQKTVDCPPAKPLLDVLREDLGLTGSKECCGKGECGSCSVFIGNEVICSCLVLVGQIENESVITIEEIGLTENMDIVQEAFIEEGATQCGYCTPGIIVAAKSFLNDIDHVPTVNEIKTALGGNLCRCTGYQKIISAIQSAARNKFAISGET from the coding sequence ATGAAGCGCATTCGATTTTTTGTAAATGGCAAACAAAAAACAGTTGATTGTCCACCTGCAAAACCGCTTCTTGATGTATTGCGGGAGGATTTAGGATTGACAGGCAGTAAAGAATGTTGCGGTAAAGGCGAATGTGGATCGTGTTCAGTTTTTATAGGGAATGAAGTAATATGCTCCTGCCTCGTGTTGGTTGGTCAGATTGAAAATGAAAGTGTTATCACTATTGAAGAAATCGGGCTTACGGAAAACATGGACATTGTTCAAGAAGCATTTATAGAAGAAGGTGCGACACAGTGCGGTTATTGTACGCCAGGGATCATCGTTGCGGCTAAATCTTTTTTAAACGATATTGACCACGTTCCAACGGTCAATGAAATAAAAACTGCTCTTGGAGGAAATCTATGTCGCTGTACCGGTTATCAGAAAATTATCTCAGCCATTCAATCAGCGGCCAGAAACAAATTCGCTATATCCGGTGAAACATAA
- a CDS encoding NCS2 family permease: MEQYFGFNEKNTNFKTETIGGLTTFMAMSYILFVNTAILSDAGMDEGAVFVATGLTAAISCIIMALWANYPIGLAPGMGLNAFFAYTVVIGMGIPWETALSGMLVAGVIFLALTLTGLREKVIDAIPPQLKDATVAGIGIYIAFIGLQNAGVVAGDEETLVTLSSITSPATLLAMFGLIVTAIMLVRGVNAAIFFGMIITSLVGVITGLIPIPSQVISTLPSLAPTFGVAIAELPNILQPEIFTVVFTVLFVNFFDATGTIIAVAKKAGFLKDDKLPRAKQALGADAIASVVGSILGTSNTNSYIESASGVAAGARTGFASLITALCFFLFLFLSPLLEVVTNSVTAPALIIVGVLMASSLGSIKWDQMEYAIPAFITAIAMPLTYSIANGIALGFIAYPILKIVKGEYKDLHPIMYLLLITFIAYFIWLA; the protein is encoded by the coding sequence ATTGAACAATACTTTGGTTTTAATGAAAAAAATACTAATTTCAAAACAGAAACCATTGGTGGACTCACAACCTTTATGGCCATGTCTTATATATTGTTCGTTAACACGGCTATTCTAAGCGATGCAGGAATGGATGAAGGAGCTGTGTTTGTTGCTACCGGGCTAACAGCAGCTATTTCGTGTATTATTATGGCGTTGTGGGCCAACTATCCGATCGGCTTAGCTCCCGGGATGGGATTAAACGCTTTTTTTGCATATACGGTCGTAATAGGTATGGGCATCCCATGGGAAACTGCTCTTTCCGGGATGCTGGTAGCGGGAGTTATCTTCTTGGCCTTAACCTTAACCGGTTTAAGAGAGAAAGTTATTGATGCTATCCCCCCTCAACTAAAAGATGCTACCGTAGCAGGCATCGGAATATATATCGCCTTTATAGGATTACAGAATGCAGGTGTTGTAGCCGGAGATGAAGAGACGTTGGTAACACTTAGTTCCATTACTTCACCCGCCACTTTACTGGCTATGTTCGGCCTGATAGTAACGGCTATAATGCTCGTACGTGGTGTTAATGCCGCTATCTTTTTTGGAATGATCATTACATCTCTTGTTGGAGTAATCACTGGATTGATCCCTATCCCTTCTCAAGTGATTTCTACCCTACCGAGTTTGGCTCCTACTTTTGGAGTTGCGATTGCCGAATTGCCAAATATTCTTCAACCGGAAATATTCACGGTGGTTTTCACTGTACTATTTGTGAACTTCTTTGATGCAACAGGCACAATAATCGCAGTTGCTAAAAAAGCAGGATTCTTGAAAGATGATAAATTGCCCAGGGCCAAACAAGCATTGGGAGCAGACGCTATCGCGTCAGTTGTTGGATCTATTCTGGGAACATCCAACACTAATTCTTATATTGAATCTGCTTCCGGTGTTGCGGCGGGTGCCCGCACGGGATTTGCTTCTTTAATAACGGCCCTTTGCTTTTTCCTATTCTTGTTCCTGTCCCCGCTTTTGGAAGTTGTTACTAATTCTGTAACAGCTCCTGCATTAATTATTGTTGGGGTTTTAATGGCATCTTCTTTAGGATCTATTAAATGGGACCAAATGGAATATGCCATACCTGCTTTTATCACAGCCATTGCAATGCCGTTGACTTACAGTATTGCCAATGGGATTGCCTTAGGCTTTATCGCTTACCCAATCTTAAAAATTGTTAAAGGAGAATACAAAGATCTTCATCCTATCATGTACCTGTTGCTAATTACTTTTATCGCATATTTTATTTGGTTAGCTTAG
- a CDS encoding xanthine dehydrogenase family protein molybdopterin-binding subunit, protein MSISEKANIPKERFNDKYQWIGKKIPRIDGPEKVTGELKYMTDESYSNMVWGKVLRAEYPHAKIKNIKTEKAESLPGVICVLTYKDIPGFNGFGIVTPDQPVLCEDVVRCTADAVALVAAETNEIADEALNLIQVDYEPLKVVADAEYAMTDEAPSLHPDGNIHSHVKIKNGDVDQAFKNADYIFENTYYSPRQMHAFIETEGGWGLVKEDGTLKIQCPGQYAYRDRLQVSRALGMNPESIHVISSPNGGGFGGKDEITVQIYLALLALHTEGRPVKIHLSREESVTAGMKRHPFKVQVKTAANKDGTITANQVRAVADTGAFASLGPAVISLAVEHACGPYKIPNVDVEGFCVYTNNGIAGAFRGFGVNQVCVGIETHIDMIAEKINMDPIEIRKKNAYRQGEISSVGHVVKSSVGTHETLEKAQNCDLWTNRNTYKNQPSEPWKKRGVAIATSFHGVGMGLDTPDYGAASIELLHDGRLKVGVGPEEIGTGNGTVYAQVCAEMLHCDIADVSVIQGDTSETLDSGTISASRSTYTGSRAIATTAPLMIELLTETASEMLNIPAKDMDIEDCNVIHKNDHSILLAFTEIHDYLSVNRKSTKVSSQFYLPKEKEEIKGSGGAPHHIYGYQTNVVMVEVDTLTGETDVLRVVSIPDCGRVMNLQGLEGQSEGGAIMGIGYTLYEDVIIEEGYHKTSNLGDYIIPTIRETPEIETIPVEAPEPSNPFGAKGIGEVVMIPIIPAIMSAIYDATGARVRHLPATPERIFNAMKSATKSVPMSSR, encoded by the coding sequence ATGAGCATTAGTGAAAAAGCAAATATTCCCAAGGAACGTTTTAACGATAAATATCAATGGATAGGGAAAAAAATCCCCCGTATCGACGGTCCTGAAAAGGTAACCGGTGAACTAAAATACATGACGGATGAAAGTTACTCTAACATGGTATGGGGAAAAGTTCTTCGGGCAGAGTACCCCCACGCCAAAATTAAAAACATCAAAACGGAAAAAGCAGAATCATTACCCGGGGTGATTTGTGTATTAACGTATAAAGATATTCCGGGATTTAACGGTTTTGGTATTGTGACCCCTGATCAGCCCGTCCTTTGTGAAGATGTTGTTCGATGTACAGCAGATGCTGTCGCACTCGTGGCGGCAGAAACAAACGAAATTGCGGATGAAGCACTCAATCTTATTCAAGTTGATTATGAACCATTGAAAGTTGTCGCTGATGCTGAATATGCCATGACCGATGAAGCACCTTCCCTCCATCCCGACGGAAATATACACAGCCACGTTAAAATCAAAAACGGAGATGTCGATCAGGCATTTAAAAATGCTGACTACATTTTCGAAAATACCTATTATTCCCCGCGGCAAATGCACGCGTTTATAGAAACCGAAGGTGGTTGGGGTTTGGTTAAAGAAGACGGAACGTTAAAAATTCAATGCCCTGGCCAATATGCATACAGAGACAGACTACAAGTTTCTCGAGCGCTTGGTATGAATCCGGAAAGTATTCATGTTATTTCCAGCCCTAATGGCGGTGGTTTTGGCGGCAAAGATGAAATTACTGTGCAAATCTATCTTGCTTTATTAGCCCTGCATACCGAAGGGCGACCTGTGAAAATTCATTTATCTCGCGAAGAGTCGGTTACAGCCGGTATGAAAAGACATCCTTTTAAAGTTCAAGTGAAAACAGCTGCAAACAAAGACGGAACAATTACTGCCAATCAAGTAAGAGCTGTTGCAGATACAGGGGCGTTTGCTTCTTTAGGACCGGCCGTCATATCATTAGCGGTCGAACATGCTTGTGGCCCTTATAAAATACCTAATGTTGATGTTGAAGGGTTTTGCGTATATACCAATAACGGGATCGCCGGTGCATTCCGAGGCTTTGGTGTTAATCAAGTATGTGTTGGCATTGAAACACATATCGATATGATCGCCGAAAAAATCAATATGGACCCAATTGAAATCAGAAAGAAAAACGCCTACCGTCAAGGCGAAATTTCGAGCGTAGGACATGTCGTTAAATCCAGTGTCGGTACACATGAAACGCTTGAGAAGGCTCAAAATTGTGACCTATGGACGAATCGAAATACCTATAAAAACCAACCGAGTGAGCCATGGAAAAAAAGAGGGGTTGCTATCGCGACGTCTTTTCACGGTGTTGGAATGGGACTTGACACGCCGGATTATGGCGCCGCCTCTATCGAACTGTTACACGATGGTCGTTTGAAAGTGGGCGTCGGGCCTGAAGAAATAGGTACCGGCAATGGTACCGTGTATGCTCAAGTTTGTGCTGAAATGCTCCATTGCGACATCGCCGACGTCTCTGTTATCCAAGGCGATACGTCTGAGACATTAGATAGCGGCACCATTTCTGCCTCACGATCCACGTATACCGGTTCAAGGGCAATAGCCACTACAGCACCGCTCATGATTGAACTACTTACGGAAACAGCGAGTGAAATGCTTAATATTCCGGCAAAAGATATGGATATTGAAGACTGCAATGTGATCCATAAAAATGATCATTCAATCCTTCTTGCCTTCACTGAAATCCATGATTATTTGTCTGTAAACAGAAAATCTACAAAAGTAAGTAGCCAGTTTTATCTTCCGAAAGAAAAAGAAGAAATCAAAGGTTCCGGAGGAGCCCCTCATCATATTTACGGTTACCAGACAAACGTTGTCATGGTCGAAGTGGATACCTTAACCGGAGAAACCGACGTTTTGCGGGTAGTGTCAATTCCCGACTGCGGAAGGGTTATGAATTTACAAGGTCTTGAGGGGCAATCCGAAGGTGGCGCCATAATGGGGATCGGTTATACCTTATATGAAGATGTCATTATTGAAGAAGGGTACCATAAAACAAGTAATTTAGGCGATTACATCATCCCAACCATAAGGGAAACCCCGGAGATCGAAACCATTCCTGTCGAAGCTCCGGAACCATCAAACCCATTCGGTGCTAAAGGTATCGGAGAGGTTGTTATGATTCCAATAATCCCTGCCATCATGTCTGCCATTTATGATGCAACCGGCGCAAGGGTAAGGCACTTGCCAGCGACCCCGGAACGTATTTTCAATGCAATGAAATCTGCCACAAAGTCAGTTCCGATGTCTTCGAGGTGA
- a CDS encoding XdhC family protein, translating to MNHIEFFETVMSLREQGQQAAIATIIRVKGSTPRKTGTKMIIYPDYKLYGTIGGGCGEGEVIEKAIHVIKTGRPQQHKVDLTEGLFYEDGGICGGIMDVFIEPILSIKSISMK from the coding sequence ATGAATCATATAGAGTTTTTCGAAACAGTTATGTCCCTCCGTGAGCAAGGACAACAAGCGGCTATCGCTACCATCATTCGAGTAAAAGGCTCCACCCCGCGAAAAACAGGGACAAAAATGATCATTTATCCCGATTATAAACTATATGGAACAATTGGAGGTGGTTGCGGTGAAGGCGAAGTGATCGAAAAAGCAATTCATGTGATCAAAACAGGTCGTCCCCAACAGCACAAAGTAGACCTTACGGAAGGACTTTTCTATGAAGATGGGGGGATTTGCGGCGGTATTATGGATGTATTTATTGAACCGATACTTTCGATTAAATCTATCTCCATGAAATGA
- a CDS encoding NCS2 family permease, which produces MKQQTTFHYPWYKKEDTDAFFALFQNNLANFVIITIAMLGMGFTTDIVFGRVIPGVAVAVLFGHLYYAYTATRLAKREQRTDVTALSYGISTPVMFIFLFGVLLPAITLTDDPELAWRIGVAAAFISGLIEALVSLVGRWIQRNLPRAAMLGAISGVALTFIAGEMLFMTMEIPVAGLIALAIIIVGVIGKVTMPFRIPASLFAIIIGTILAYAFGPANIGQITDGLAYVGFYPFLPTLAAFEGMTYLFGAMIGIFAVVLPITIYNAIETMNNVEAMEAAGDKYDVRECQAVDGAGAMLGAVFGGAFPTTVLLATVGAKHMGAGRGYSILNAIVYTLTAMFGLIAAVSEIIPVAVIAPVLVYVGASMVSTAFESSASKYYPAVVIAMLPYFSNYLMTRFDDDAPEIVADISTGIVPLGDGAMFTALIFGAITVFIIDGDFKRATVFACTGSVFSFFGLMHAPELAFNASPDFAIGYLIVGLFFFYQAIKDVKVGKIQELDQ; this is translated from the coding sequence TTGAAACAGCAGACAACATTTCATTACCCCTGGTACAAAAAAGAGGATACCGATGCTTTTTTCGCTTTATTTCAAAATAACCTTGCCAATTTTGTTATAATTACGATTGCAATGCTTGGAATGGGGTTTACTACAGACATTGTTTTCGGACGAGTTATCCCGGGTGTAGCTGTAGCGGTACTGTTTGGTCATCTGTATTATGCCTACACTGCAACTCGTTTGGCAAAAAGAGAGCAAAGAACGGATGTAACGGCTCTATCTTACGGAATAAGTACGCCTGTAATGTTCATTTTCCTGTTTGGAGTCCTACTGCCGGCTATTACACTGACTGATGACCCAGAGCTGGCCTGGAGAATAGGAGTGGCTGCTGCCTTTATAAGTGGGCTAATTGAAGCTTTAGTTAGCCTTGTTGGAAGGTGGATTCAAAGAAATTTACCGCGAGCAGCAATGCTGGGTGCTATTAGTGGCGTAGCTTTAACATTTATCGCAGGTGAAATGCTATTTATGACAATGGAAATACCCGTAGCGGGACTTATAGCATTAGCCATTATCATCGTAGGTGTTATTGGAAAAGTAACCATGCCATTTAGGATCCCGGCTTCCTTATTTGCCATAATTATCGGTACAATTTTGGCATATGCTTTTGGACCAGCCAATATTGGTCAAATTACGGACGGACTAGCTTATGTGGGATTTTATCCATTTTTACCAACTTTAGCAGCTTTTGAAGGGATGACTTATCTTTTTGGAGCTATGATTGGCATATTCGCGGTTGTCCTTCCTATCACCATCTATAATGCTATAGAAACGATGAACAACGTGGAAGCAATGGAAGCAGCAGGTGATAAGTATGATGTTCGGGAATGTCAGGCTGTTGATGGGGCAGGAGCAATGTTGGGGGCTGTTTTTGGGGGAGCATTTCCGACCACCGTCCTTCTTGCCACAGTTGGAGCCAAGCATATGGGAGCAGGTCGTGGCTATAGCATATTAAACGCAATAGTATACACACTTACAGCCATGTTTGGTTTAATCGCTGCAGTCTCGGAAATTATCCCTGTAGCCGTAATAGCACCTGTTCTTGTTTATGTGGGTGCTTCCATGGTGTCAACGGCATTTGAATCGAGTGCATCAAAATACTATCCGGCTGTCGTTATAGCTATGCTTCCATATTTTTCAAATTACTTAATGACTCGGTTTGATGATGATGCTCCTGAAATAGTGGCAGATATCTCCACAGGTATCGTTCCCCTGGGTGACGGAGCCATGTTCACAGCCTTGATTTTTGGAGCTATTACCGTCTTTATCATTGATGGTGATTTTAAAAGGGCAACTGTCTTTGCCTGCACAGGATCCGTTTTCTCCTTTTTCGGACTCATGCACGCTCCGGAGTTAGCGTTCAATGCATCTCCTGATTTTGCCATCGGTTACTTAATAGTGGGACTTTTCTTCTTTTATCAAGCTATTAAAGATGTGAAAGTGGGGAAAATCCAAGAATTGGATCAATAA
- a CDS encoding FAD binding domain-containing protein, producing MIKTSEMQVVSPKSLNECLYLLNDQEKNNRLIAGGTDAVVRMKDKKWTPDSWINIKSMNELRYIREDPSGIHVGPLTTHTDIVKSKLLQEKADVLTFAAKEVGATQMQNMGTLGGNIGNASPTGDTIPALYVLDARIELRSLDETRTIPIEEFFLGPGKTVMEANEIITNIIIRPQEKNEMGIFEKLGPRKAQSISIVNFAASISMDKQTNHCTSGRLAFGSVAPTIIRAKKCESVLTLDRFDKDIIQNIAKIAWKEVAPISDVRASANYRRDMASALLERGLLRLMKRWENK from the coding sequence ATGATTAAAACATCTGAAATGCAGGTTGTCTCACCAAAATCATTGAATGAATGTTTATATTTGCTTAATGATCAAGAAAAGAACAACCGGCTTATCGCAGGAGGAACAGACGCGGTCGTTCGTATGAAGGATAAAAAATGGACACCTGATAGTTGGATTAACATCAAAAGCATGAACGAACTTAGGTATATACGTGAAGATCCAAGCGGCATACATGTGGGTCCACTAACAACACACACCGACATTGTTAAGTCGAAACTATTGCAAGAGAAAGCTGATGTACTCACATTTGCAGCAAAAGAGGTCGGCGCAACCCAAATGCAAAACATGGGGACGTTAGGCGGAAATATTGGAAACGCTTCGCCTACCGGTGATACTATACCAGCCCTCTACGTGTTGGATGCTCGCATTGAATTACGTTCACTTGACGAAACAAGAACAATTCCAATTGAAGAATTTTTTCTTGGTCCGGGAAAAACCGTTATGGAAGCGAACGAAATCATTACAAATATCATTATCCGTCCTCAAGAGAAAAACGAAATGGGCATTTTTGAAAAACTTGGCCCTCGCAAGGCTCAGTCCATTTCCATCGTAAATTTTGCAGCATCCATCAGCATGGATAAGCAAACAAACCATTGCACATCCGGCAGATTGGCTTTCGGTTCAGTTGCCCCGACCATTATCCGTGCAAAAAAGTGTGAGTCAGTGCTTACATTAGACCGCTTTGATAAGGATATTATTCAAAATATTGCTAAAATCGCCTGGAAAGAAGTTGCCCCAATTTCTGACGTCCGCGCTTCGGCAAATTACAGGAGAGACATGGCCAGTGCATTGTTGGAAAGAGGATTACTTCGATTAATGAAAAGGTGGGAAAACAAATGA
- a CDS encoding 5'-deoxyadenosine deaminase, which yields MSKTLIKNAEIVTVNEENEIFYGDLLIDNDRISQIDSHIQDIDVDKVIDARHKTVIPGFIHTHIHLCQTLFRGQGDDLELLDWLEKRIWPLEASHDEESSYYSAMLGIGELIRSGTTSVVDMETVHHADSAFQAIATSGIRALSGKVMMDYGDEVPLLLQENTDTSIQESVDLLEKWHGHDSGRIQYAFSPRFVVSCSEDLLTEVRDLSSHYNVHVHSHAAENTGEIEIVENRTGMRNVVYLDHIGLANERLILAHCVWLNDEEKSIIKDRGVKVSHCPGSNLKLASGIADVPDMLDKQLQVSLGADGAPCNNNLNMLNEMRLAATIQKPKHGPTSMNAQAVLRMATIEGAKAVGMENEIGSLEVGKKADLSILDLNDFHVYPSFDVDPVSRIVYSATSSDIETTFINGTPVMEGRVMKTMDKNIVLKESNKSIDRLLKRVPTIQYS from the coding sequence ATGTCAAAAACACTTATTAAGAATGCTGAAATTGTAACGGTAAATGAGGAAAACGAGATTTTTTATGGCGATTTATTAATTGATAATGATCGGATTAGCCAAATCGATTCGCATATCCAGGACATAGACGTAGATAAAGTGATTGATGCAAGACATAAAACCGTCATTCCCGGTTTTATTCACACCCATATTCATTTATGTCAGACGCTATTCCGAGGACAAGGAGACGATTTGGAGTTACTTGATTGGCTGGAAAAACGGATTTGGCCATTGGAAGCATCTCATGACGAAGAATCCAGTTATTATTCAGCCATGTTAGGTATTGGAGAACTTATAAGAAGTGGGACAACGTCAGTCGTTGATATGGAAACGGTTCACCATGCCGACTCAGCTTTTCAAGCAATCGCGACGAGCGGTATAAGAGCATTAAGCGGAAAAGTCATGATGGATTATGGTGATGAAGTCCCTTTACTGCTACAGGAAAATACAGACACTTCAATTCAAGAAAGTGTGGATTTATTAGAAAAGTGGCATGGTCACGACAGCGGAAGAATACAATATGCCTTCTCACCTCGCTTTGTCGTATCGTGCTCGGAAGATTTACTAACCGAGGTGAGAGACCTTTCCTCGCATTATAATGTTCACGTTCACTCTCACGCAGCAGAAAACACTGGAGAGATTGAAATCGTTGAAAATAGAACAGGAATGAGGAATGTTGTTTATTTAGATCACATTGGCCTAGCTAATGAACGTTTGATTTTAGCGCATTGTGTTTGGTTAAATGACGAAGAAAAATCAATTATTAAAGATAGAGGGGTTAAAGTCAGCCATTGCCCCGGTTCCAATCTGAAATTGGCTTCAGGGATTGCAGATGTGCCTGATATGTTGGATAAACAATTACAGGTTAGTTTAGGCGCGGATGGAGCCCCTTGCAATAACAATTTAAATATGTTGAATGAAATGAGGTTGGCAGCCACGATACAAAAGCCAAAACATGGTCCAACGTCCATGAATGCCCAAGCAGTTCTGCGAATGGCAACGATTGAAGGGGCAAAAGCGGTAGGAATGGAAAATGAAATCGGGAGTTTGGAAGTCGGGAAAAAAGCCGATTTATCAATTCTAGATTTAAATGATTTCCACGTATACCCATCCTTTGACGTTGATCCGGTTTCACGAATTGTATATTCGGCTACAAGTTCAGACATAGAGACGACGTTTATAAATGGCACGCCTGTTATGGAGGGTAGAGTAATGAAAACCATGGACAAAAATATTGTCCTAAAGGAATCCAACAAATCAATTGATCGATTGCTAAAAAGAGTCCCGACGATTCAATATAGTTAA
- a CDS encoding sulfite exporter TauE/SafE family protein, protein MLDYLFIFILALNLLVGILLGMSSIGGFLLPLIYVGFLQLPLRESLALSFLSFAIAGIIGSYTYWKSKNIDMKLAIIISIGSIPGAFLGVQLNVMTPDHIATLILYIFVLISGVSLLFNGKNDQGSTSTTNILEKKWFVLLLGFTTATICALSGAGGPILLVPLLTKLGLSIRVTVGVCLFNSVVIALPSMLGYFQYANMETLTPLIVASAIGQLAGILTGSYLSNKAELNQLRFFITWFTILTATYMIITLFI, encoded by the coding sequence ATGTTGGATTATCTATTTATATTTATATTAGCTTTAAATCTATTAGTTGGTATCCTCTTGGGAATGTCTAGCATAGGAGGGTTCCTTCTCCCATTAATTTATGTAGGTTTTTTACAGTTACCGTTAAGAGAATCATTGGCTTTAAGTTTTTTATCCTTCGCTATAGCAGGAATTATTGGGTCATATACTTATTGGAAATCCAAAAACATTGATATGAAATTAGCGATAATTATTAGTATCGGAAGCATTCCTGGTGCTTTCTTAGGTGTACAGCTAAATGTCATGACTCCCGATCATATTGCTACCCTAATATTGTATATATTTGTATTAATTTCAGGAGTTTCACTTTTATTCAATGGTAAAAATGATCAAGGCAGTACATCTACAACAAACATACTAGAAAAAAAATGGTTTGTTTTACTATTAGGCTTTACGACAGCGACAATTTGTGCGTTATCAGGAGCCGGAGGCCCAATTTTACTTGTGCCTTTATTAACAAAGCTAGGACTCAGTATCCGAGTTACTGTAGGTGTATGTTTATTTAATTCAGTCGTTATTGCTTTGCCATCAATGCTTGGTTATTTTCAATATGCGAATATGGAAACGTTAACCCCCCTAATCGTGGCTAGTGCAATAGGACAACTTGCAGGCATATTAACAGGATCGTATCTTTCAAACAAGGCAGAATTAAACCAATTACGTTTTTTCATTACATGGTTCACCATCCTAACAGCGACCTACATGATTATTACATTATTTATTTAG